A region from the Onthophagus taurus isolate NC chromosome 8, IU_Otau_3.0, whole genome shotgun sequence genome encodes:
- the LOC111425367 gene encoding uncharacterized protein codes for MPKKKPIPVEDLIIPPQDGRICGTICLCQMTLVLSSVAIVYLTVAIYVPSSRALQSGITEDPVMCTTTRAVIVENCDWGSCGEWCLSKTSGSCMQIYVNLRHNGSSLLLANCTNTANKTCYGIDQENAKRSRCIADECKNLTGTFNCTTGTCINITDAFECIFTETDPALKCSGRRGKITCIDLDGLYNCKRGTCERIRIPYNCDRRCVDIPTRNKNVILLSGDKVYLSQCQRALELETEEEIWNQSQDNIMMTSCYSIMNTTKGVVAVDCVNGSLLANNVLSDLTNFTYLSYLSVFSTIPLDEKRKIAPPEPDLLIANESRLLINLEGCVNTLRDECKEFLRVYGKDGTDHNARARFPCFYSAENTDIVVARFDLATTTKQFLVAFVLPSVLFVVSCLTLILCQRTVVVGDDAKMRFQGCTDAQIEFEKSTSANNMADRGENSIMAL; via the coding sequence ATGCCCAAAAAGAAACCAATTCCAGTGGAGGACCTCATAATACCACCTCAAGACGGTAGGATATGCGGTACGATATGCCTGTGTCAGATGACGCTCGTTTTAAGTAGCGTGGCGATCGTTTATCTGACCGTGGCCATCTACGTACCCTCATCTCGTGCCCTACAATCGGGAATTACCGAAGATCCCGTCATGTGCACGACCACGAGAGCCGTCATCGTCGAAAACTGCGACTGGGGATCCTGTGGTGAGTGGTGTTTGAGCAAAACGTCCGGTTCCTGCATGCAGATATATGTCAATCTGCGCCACAACGGTTCCTCTTTGTTGTTGGCTAATTGCACGAATACCGCGAATAAAACTTGCTACGGAATCGACCAGGAGAACGCGAAAAGAAGTCGTTGCATAGCGGATGAGTGCAAGAACCTCACCGGAACATTCAATTGCACCACGGGAACGTGCATCAACATAACAGATGCTTTCGAGTGCATTTTTACAGAAACCGATCCGGCGCTTAAATGTTCCGGCAGAAGAGGTAAGATAACTTGCATAGATCTCGACGGTTTATACAATTGTAAAAGAGGAACTTGCGAAAGAATCAGAATACCCTACAATTGCGATAGACGATGCGTAGACATCCCAACGAGAAATAAAAACGTTATACTCTTAAGCGGGGATAAGGTTTATTTATCTCAATGTCAGAGAGCGCTAGAATTAGAAACGGAAGAAGAAATATGGAACCAATCACAAGACAACATCATGATGACGTCATGTTACAGCATCATGAATACCACCAAGGGTGTTGTCGCTGTAGACTGCGTAAATGGTTCTCTTTTAGCAAACAACGTCCTAAGCGATCTTACCAACTTTACGTATCTCAGCTATTTGAGCGTTTTTAGCACGATACCACTCgacgaaaaaagaaaaatcgctCCTCCCGAACCGGATTTGCTCATCGCCAACGAAAGTCGTTTACTCATTAACCTCGAGGGTTGCGTTAATACCCTTCGAGATGAATGTAAGGAGTTCCTGCGGGTTTATGGGAAGGATGGGACCGACCATAACGCTCGCGCCCGCTTCCCATGCTTCTATTCAGCTGAAAACACTGATATCGTCGTCGCACGTTTCGATCTCGCCACCACAACCAAACAATTCTTGGTCGCTTTCGTACTGCCATCCGTTCTGTTCGTTGTCTCGTGCCTTACGCTTATTTTATGTCAACGCACCGTAGTTGTTGGTGATGATGCCAAAATGCGGTTTCAGGGATGCACTGATGCTCAAATTGAATTCGAAAAAAGTACTTCGGCCAATAATATGGCAGATAGAGGAGAAAACTCAATAATGGCattgtaa
- the LOC111425446 gene encoding uncharacterized protein isoform X2, whose protein sequence is MGRRNKCKPRMIPQQDKRICGSICFCQLIVVFSSVSLIYLTVAIYIPSYRAFHSGYEEVPVMCQTVNTSMINNCSWASCGEWCLTKTSGFCPQIQVTTRRNGTELILEGCTNFISVSCPEANVGKLKKYNCNNGTECKTLYGVFNCSLGHCTNMSQVYQCHYKADGFVVDSDKDNTKLNGFFECKGAKCTKIKRAFSCDRYCDTIYSSLKNVIISVDNTLHLAYCGSVIATTMANGREEGKVIPPKTIWRETKNDILMMSCFKAVYYNNGTNGIINASDCINGTIYNAIDVPKPSMNFTTFWNLQKKWRESLDPEQNFIPMQSHLTIYNSSHLYINLDGCVNTLKGECRQFLHTHGKDGRNQTAQSRFHCFHNKFFYGSSTI, encoded by the exons ATGGGGCGCCGTAATAAATGTAAACCGCGGATGATTCCGCAACAAGATAAAAGAATTTGTGGAAGCATCTGTTTTTGCCAGTTAATAGTCGTTTTTAGCAGCGTCTCGTTGATTTATCTGACAGTCGCCATCTACATCCCTTCATACAGGGCTTTTCATTCCGGATACGAGGAGGTGCCAGTAATGTGTCAAACAGTAAATACAAGTATGATCAACAATTGTAGCTGGGCGTCGTGCGGGGAATGGTGTTTGACGAAAACCTCTGGATTTTGTCCGCAAATTCAGGTGACAACGAGACGAAATGGAACTGAGTTGATTTTGGAAGGgtgtacaaattttatttcggtTTCATGCCCTGAGGCGAACgtagggaaattaaaaaaatataattgtaataaCGGCACGGAATGTAAGACACTCTACGGcgtttttaattgttctttgGGACACTGCACGAATATGTCTCAAGTTTATCAGTGTCATTATAAAGCTGATGGGTTCGTGGTTGATTCAGATAAAGATAACACTAAATTAAACGGATTTTTCGAGTGCAAAGGAGCAAAATGCACGAAAATCAAACGTGCGTTTAGTTGCGACAGATATTGCGATACGATTTACAGCTCtctcaaaaatgttattatatcCGTTGATAACACACTTCATTTAGCTTATTGTGGAAGTGTTATAGCCACCACAATGGCTAATGGACGAGAAGAAGGAAAAGTTATTCCTCCAAAAACAATTTGGAgagaaactaaaaatgatattcTTATGATGTCTTGCTTCAAAGctgtttattataataatggAACCAATGGAATAATTAa TGCATCTGATTGCATTAACGGGACCATTTACAACGCGATAGACGTTCCAAAACCGTCAATGAACTTTACCACGTTCTGGAATTTACAAAAGAAATGGCGTGAATCACTCGACCCCGAGCAAAATTTTATACCGATGCAATCGCATCTTACCATTTACAATAGTTCACACCTTTATATTAACCTCGATGGTTGCGTCAACACGTTAAAAGGCGAATGCCGCCAGTTTTTACACACGCACGGTAAAGACGGCAGAAATCAAACTGCACAATCCAGATTCCACTGCTTTCATAATAAG TTCTTTTATGGTAGTAGCACGATATGA
- the LOC111425368 gene encoding protein tipE — MGEQANKQTWKQKLLFYITAFFVLLGTFSLFSFLFLVPFVIDPAFTTIFMEFDETPALCVTVDNEKRQGASNCTWTSCREGCTKEIYTCSQLRVNYKRNVTENSTGVTSTTEFTSAREERSLLRDDYDYMKEDEEDYPNEVEPTGLMGDSSEWYYTGAKLFPNVKGCGYPPMLNCSIFYQRYQDLGTNFSCYYSRVDPGLVITDLDMWQVYMNLVYAMAIPIPSFILSVIYLTFAYFKIYNDDDEKTPLKNNAEEMDVEGESVQETVLQPASGVLTPASEAFREDIAGFGHNFVVAMADEISRESLADGVVNSISIQGNIERTITTSISINAGPIADI, encoded by the exons ATGGGTGAGCAAGCTAACAAGCAAACTTGGAAGCAAAAGCTCCTCTTCTACATCACCGCCTTCTTCGTACTGCTCGGGACGTTCAGTTTGTTCTCTTTCTTATTCCTCGTGCCTTTCGTCATCGATCCCGCGTTTACCACTATCTTCATGGAGTTCGACGAAACGCCGGCACTGTGCGTGACAGTTGATAACGAGAAACGACAGGGTGCCTCCAACTGCACCTGGACCTCGTGCAGGGAAGGCTGCACCAAGGAGATTTACACCTGCAGCCAACTCCGTGTTAACTACAAAAGAAACGTCACCGAGAACTCAACCGGCGTGACGTCCACCACGGAATTTACCTCAGCCAGGGAAGAAAGATCCCTCCTCAGGGATGACTACGATTACAT gaAAGAGGATGAAGAAGACTACCCTAATGAGGTGGAGCCTACGGGATTGATGGGTGACAGCTCCGAATGGTATTACACGGGAGCCAAGCTTTTTCCAAATGTAAAAGGCTGCGGATACCCACCGATGCTAAATTGTAGCATCTTTTACCAGCGGTACCAAGACTTGGGTACGAACTTTTCCTGCTACTACAGCAGGGTCGATCCGGGCCTGGTAATCACCGACCTGGACATGTGGCAAGTGTACATGAACCTAGTGTACGCGATGGCAATTCCGATCCCGTCCTTTATATTGTCCGTCATCTACCTGACCTTCGCGTACTTCAAGATCTACAATGACGACGACGAGAAAACGCCGCTTAAAAACAACGCAGAAGAGATGGACGTCGAAGGCGAAAGTGTGCAGGAAACCGTTCTCCAACCTGCTAGTGGCGTACTTACTCCTGCCAGTGAAGCTTTTCGCGAAGACATTGCTGGATTTGGTCACAATTTTGTCGTCGCTATGGCTGATGAAATCAGCAGGGAAAGTTTGGCGGACGGAGTTGTCAATTCAATCTCCATACAAGG AAATATTGAGAGAACCATAACGACGAGTATTTCAATAAATGCGGGTCCCATCGCTGACATCTAA
- the LOC111425446 gene encoding uncharacterized protein isoform X1 has translation MGRRNKCKPRMIPQQDKRICGSICFCQLIVVFSSVSLIYLTVAIYIPSYRAFHSGYEEVPVMCQTVNTSMINNCSWASCGEWCLTKTSGFCPQIQVTTRRNGTELILEGCTNFISVSCPEANVGKLKKYNCNNGTECKTLYGVFNCSLGHCTNMSQVYQCHYKADGFVVDSDKDNTKLNGFFECKGAKCTKIKRAFSCDRYCDTIYSSLKNVIISVDNTLHLAYCGSVIATTMANGREEGKVIPPKTIWRETKNDILMMSCFKAVYYNNGTNGIINASDCINGTIYNAIDVPKPSMNFTTFWNLQKKWRESLDPEQNFIPMQSHLTIYNSSHLYINLDGCVNTLKGECRQFLHTHGKDGRNQTAQSRFHCFHNKNSSFMVVARYDLQKTWKELVIAISIPTVLFAVSFITLCVIMQSVKVGDDTKMRCQYCLVSDKSELNLSKYEVSERESDRPNHMEG, from the exons ATGGGGCGCCGTAATAAATGTAAACCGCGGATGATTCCGCAACAAGATAAAAGAATTTGTGGAAGCATCTGTTTTTGCCAGTTAATAGTCGTTTTTAGCAGCGTCTCGTTGATTTATCTGACAGTCGCCATCTACATCCCTTCATACAGGGCTTTTCATTCCGGATACGAGGAGGTGCCAGTAATGTGTCAAACAGTAAATACAAGTATGATCAACAATTGTAGCTGGGCGTCGTGCGGGGAATGGTGTTTGACGAAAACCTCTGGATTTTGTCCGCAAATTCAGGTGACAACGAGACGAAATGGAACTGAGTTGATTTTGGAAGGgtgtacaaattttatttcggtTTCATGCCCTGAGGCGAACgtagggaaattaaaaaaatataattgtaataaCGGCACGGAATGTAAGACACTCTACGGcgtttttaattgttctttgGGACACTGCACGAATATGTCTCAAGTTTATCAGTGTCATTATAAAGCTGATGGGTTCGTGGTTGATTCAGATAAAGATAACACTAAATTAAACGGATTTTTCGAGTGCAAAGGAGCAAAATGCACGAAAATCAAACGTGCGTTTAGTTGCGACAGATATTGCGATACGATTTACAGCTCtctcaaaaatgttattatatcCGTTGATAACACACTTCATTTAGCTTATTGTGGAAGTGTTATAGCCACCACAATGGCTAATGGACGAGAAGAAGGAAAAGTTATTCCTCCAAAAACAATTTGGAgagaaactaaaaatgatattcTTATGATGTCTTGCTTCAAAGctgtttattataataatggAACCAATGGAATAATTAa TGCATCTGATTGCATTAACGGGACCATTTACAACGCGATAGACGTTCCAAAACCGTCAATGAACTTTACCACGTTCTGGAATTTACAAAAGAAATGGCGTGAATCACTCGACCCCGAGCAAAATTTTATACCGATGCAATCGCATCTTACCATTTACAATAGTTCACACCTTTATATTAACCTCGATGGTTGCGTCAACACGTTAAAAGGCGAATGCCGCCAGTTTTTACACACGCACGGTAAAGACGGCAGAAATCAAACTGCACAATCCAGATTCCACTGCTTTCATAATAAG aACAGTTCTTTTATGGTAGTAGCACGATATGATTTGCAAAAAACATGGAAGGAGCTAGTGATAGCTATTAGTATTCCAACAGTATTGTTTGCAGTCTCATTTATAACGCTATGCGTGATCATGCAGTCTGTCAAGGTAGGTGATGACACAAAAATGCGGTGCCAGTACTGTTTGGTGAGTGACAAATCCGAATTGAATCTAAGCAAATACGAAGTTAGCGAAAGGGAATCCGATAGACCAAATCATATGGAAGGATGA
- the LOC111425369 gene encoding protein tipE, whose translation MDKNVPKLISIVETAKFYASLCLGTVAFVSVFAFLFLIPFVVDPAISSLMANYETEAVTCVATHHIYAEGLRNCSWASCREGCTSQVTKCHQILVNYSRLPFREYKSKAILDWDVAHTRLLVNAEGCGYPPSVNCTEFAQQYGYESAGTPFPCYYSKVYPDTVVARYSWDDTLRQLILSIAIPNLLFATSIAILSYWYCPGCGRTCNKYMHHFPHVDEEDDDEVY comes from the exons atggataaaaaCGTACCTAAATTGATATCGATCGTCGAGACTGCAAAGTTCTACGCATCACTATGCCTTGGAACTGTGGCCTTCGTTTCCGTCTTCGCCTTCCTGTTCCTAATTCCATTTGTCGTTGATCCCGCCATCTCCAGTTTGATGGCGAATTACGAAACCGAGGCCGTTACATGCGTCGCGACGCACCATATTTATGCCGAAGGACTCAGGAATTGTTCTTGGGCTTCTTGTAGAGAAGGCTGCACCAGCCAAGTCACCAAGTGCCACCAAATTTTGGTGAATTACTCACGGTTACCGTTCCGCGAATACAAATCCAAAGCTATCTTAGATTGGGACGTTGCCCATACTAGACTTTTAGTAAACGCCGAAGGTTGTGGATATCCACCGAGTGTAAATTGTACCGAATTTGCTCAGCAATATGGATATGAAAGTGCTGGGACTCCCTTTCCTTGTTATTACAGCAAAGTTTATCCAGATACAGTAGTGGCTAGATATTCGTGGGATGACACCTTGAGACAGCTCATTCTTTCTATAGCAATACCtaatttactttttgcaacATCAATAGCAATTTTAAGTTACTGGTACTGTCCGGGATGTGGACGTACTTGTAACAAATACATGCATCATTTTCCACATGT agATGAAGAAGACGACGACGAGGTCTACTGA
- the LOC111425678 gene encoding rho guanine nucleotide exchange factor 17, with translation MSDDPESETGDGAWTSSEETTRAATKKYVTVGSVRYGIRLGAVSPPPPGAGPRYRSRCCWHTAADAAPINSNDIFRCVNRVRMAEDATSELSERAIVCDQVLCSTKALIKNQLKRRGFRPPAYARVCECGYLQTVDPANLDRLPRFRFGGNRGTNAGKVRDKKDNNNEQRLRELSDRLKRVPVPPPRTRHHPQPNKSPPEPQIPSDTPNTSDTPNSPTQSSPSSTSSTFIPTCTLPIRSASFSQVDYSADDKKYVRRRTQNNPDCVTHAEYTLPRPKHRQTTLDVQPNPTQPLSIPPENEFEKKKKRDKSKRRKGMYISQWPNEEESAIPQAVFQEESDIPKLQINNDSIPDDTSIEPISPDDGQTLDWPDPHRLKITKKTLLRVDSFSESEPDQTSDRKSDKFNVSDVSDSESRLDPHVPRRYYKRPLRGPYGQMLEAEMKKPEVRKNQYSDLKFLEELSPGATRARSAQPHPGKPVVSKRKVSADSGTTHASLLSELDQKLVISHQRTTSSPSKLEGLVSADQNTNEIDRLLRGSSEQLISESGLQKHNDTRTHVVVELYDNERTYVESLQILVTKYLEPLKNPENSGLLDASLVDEIFFQVPAILAHHQLFLDELKKRHDHWDKKQKLGDVFLDMFSKPEVVDAYANYINNSKRAREIIKNAQQSKPAFARFLEAMTREHKGKLALDSLLIKPVQKFPKYELLLQRLLKHTDPSHPDHALLLSAERVIHEQLLKINCTERETLELEQLREIEGLIEGLIELVSNDRQYLRHDLVNMTAGGGARKERALFLFSDLLLVTSIKRRSGTIKRPIPVGQGTVASSLEANKYKLLMKIPLQELEILRAKDENLRQMMVEIENLTEDIALLNQMNDLSWSLHCSHKQLDDVIKEMLGNLNKQLTEQQNSDSQLSCLDLALNTSNGLQNISIMFLKPEKRASWEESFNEAKHKLAISGDKRACPELVTAVPIRKTRAGLQFTCAAPTIGDKGKDVWVCNSDGYVGQVCILSLEPEPTVTSCNGVCNAKILCITSVPGVSNSTVNNKGLNINVTKEDQNTIQFDSSSSSEEDRSDCDEQDESRVPTGTNTDTINLENDDADTQQSTMWLGTEDGCIHIYNSSDNIRIKKNKFKLQHGSAILSIIYLDNRVFVALSNGDIVIYDRDNQGGWNTNSPINVAVGSIGMPISKMIPNAGKLWCGCGNTMKVVNIRTLTVENTFTINNDSNKSVTCIVICGNGVWLSLQNSSVVKCYHAISFEFLCEINLAPAVTKMLTSCDDIIRQHKAACLRVTSLLACKDLLWAGTSAGVILTVPLPHIGPSMTKLSCVPTIVGVPHGHTGHVRFLTNIEWHSPNAESQRHQYKGKPEQRNSSKLLIISGGDGYEDFRNTNLSEIAGREDSTNHLLLWNI, from the exons ATGTCCGACGACCCAGAGTCCGAAACCGGCGACGGTGCGTGGACGTCGTCGGAAGAAACGACGCGCGCCGCCACGAAAAA GTACGTGACGGTCGGATCCGTGCGCTACGGGATCCGTCTGGGAGCCGTGTCGCCGCCTCCGCCGGGAGCGGGCCCGAGATACCGTTCCCGATGCTGTTGGCACACTGCCGCGGACGCCGCGCCTATTAATAGCAACGATATATTTAGGTGCGTAAATAGAGTGAGGATGGCCGAGGATGCTACGTCAGAGCTGTCCGAGCGGGCGATAGTGTGCGACCAAGTGTTATGCTCCACTAAGGCCCTCATCAAGAACCAGCTGAAGAGACGCGGCTTCCGGCCTCCGGCTTATGCCCGCGTTTGCGAGTGCGGGTACCTTCAGACTGTGGACCCTGCCAACCTGGATCGGCTCCCGAGATTCCGCTTCGGCGGCAACCGAGGTACCAACGCCGGCAAAGTGCGAGACAAGAAGGACAACAACAATGAGCAACGCCTCCGCGAGCTCTCCGATCGCCTCAAGCGAGTACCCGTCCCTCCGCCACGCACCAGACACCACCCCCAGCCGAACAAATCCCCCCCGGAGCCCCAAATCCCATCAGACACACCAAACACCTCCGACACCCCTAATTCCCCCACACAATCTTCACCCTCCTCCACATCCTCAACCTTCATCCCAACCTGCACCCTCCCCATCCGAAGCGCTTCTTTCTCCCAAGTCGACTACTCAGCCGACGACAAAAAATACGTAAGAAGACGCACCCAAAACAATCCCGATTGCGTAACTCACGCAGAATACACCCTCCCAAGACCAAAACATCGCCAAACCACCCTCGAcgtccaacccaacccaacccaaccgctcTCCATCCCACCCGAAAACGAATTcgagaagaagaaaaaacgaGACAAATCCAAACGCCGCAAAGGGATGTACATTTCCCAATGGCCCAACGAAGAAGAATCCGCCATCCCCCAAGCGGTTTTCCAAGAAGAATCCGACATACCCAAACTGCAAATTAACAACGACTCCATACCCGACGATACATCCATCGAACCCATCAGCCCAGATGATGGCCAAACCCTCGATTGGCCCGACCCTCACCGACtcaaaatcaccaaaaaaaCCCTACTTCGAGTTGATTCTTTTTCGGAATCGGAACCGGATCAAACCAGCGATCGAAAATCGGATAAATTCAACGTTTCCGATGTATCGGATTCGGAAAGCAGGTTAGATCCGCACGTTCCTAGGCGATATTACAAGCGACCTTTAAGGGGTCCTTATGGGCAGATGCTCGAAGCTGAGATGAAAAAGCCGGAAGTGAGGAAAAATCAATACAGcgatcttaaatttttggaggAGCTTTCTCCGGGTGCGACACGTGCCAGGTCTGCTCAACCTCATCCTGGAAAACCCGtcgtttcaaaaagaaaagtcaGTGCAGATTCCGGAACTACCCATGCCAGTTTACTTAGTGAATTAGACCAAAAGTTAGTGATTAGTCACCAGAGGACTACATCAAGTCCTTCCAAATTGGAAGGACTTGTATCCGCGGACCAGAATACCAACGAAATTGATCGCCTTCTTAGAGGAAGTTCTGAACAATTAATATCGGAAAGTGGATTACAAAAGCATaat GATACGAGGACACACGTGGTTGTCGAGCTTTATGACAACGAAAGGACGTACGTCGAGTCGCTGCAGATTCTCGTAACG AAATACTTGGAACCGCTCAAAAATCCAGAGAACTCCGGCCTTCTCGATGCCTCTCTCGTCGACGAAATTTTCTTCCAG GTACCTGCCATTTTGGCCCATCATCAACTCTTTTTGGACGAACTTAAGAAACGACATGACCATTgggataaaaagcaaaaactCGGAGATGTCTTTCTTGACATG TTTTCTAAACCTGAAGTAGTTGATGCCTACGCCAATTACATAAACAATTCAAAGAGGGCaagagaaattattaaaaatgctcAACAATCGAAACCAGCCTTTGCAAGATTTTTAGAG gCAATGACCAGAGAACATAAAGGAAAATTGGCCTTAgattcattattaataaaaccagTTCAAAAGTTTCCAAAATACGAATTGTTGTTGCAACGACTGCTAAAACATACTGATCCATCACATCCGGATCATGCCCTCCTCTTAAGCGCGGAAAGAGTAATTCATgaacaacttttaaaaataaattgtacgGAACGTGAAACGCTTGAATTAGAACAGCTCAGGGAAATCGAAGGATTAATTGAAGGGTTAATAGAATTAGTATCAAACGACAGGCAGTATTTGAGACATGATTTGGTTAATATGACGGCTGGGGGAGGTGCGAGAAAAGAAAGAGcgttgtttttgttttctgaTCTACTTCTAGTGACTAGCATTAAACGAAGAAGTGGTACGATAAAACGACCGATTCCGGTGGGGCAAGGAACAGTTGCAAGTAGCCTTGAAGCCAATAAGTACAAACTACTCATGAAGATTCCTTTGCAAGAACTTGAAATACTGAGAGCTAAAGATGAGAATTTGCGACAGATGATGGTagaaatcgaaaatttaaCGGAAGATATAGCGTTACTAAATCAAATGAATGATCTTTCATGGTCTTTGCACTGTTCTCATAAACAACTCGATGATGTTATCAAGGAAATGTTGGGAAACCTTAATAAGCAATTAACGGAACAGCAAAATAGCGATTCACAACTTTCTTGTTTAGATTTAGCTTTAAATACAAG CAATGGTCTTCAGAACATTTCTATAATGTTTTTGAAGCCGGAAAAGAGGGCATCATGGGAGGAATCATTCAACGAAGCTAAACATAAATTAGCTATCTCAGGAGATAAACGAGCGTGTCCCGAATTAGTCACTGCCGTTCCCATTAGAAAAACCAGAGCTGGCCTTCAATTTACCTGCGCTGCTCCAACAATTGGGGACAAAGGCAAAGATGTGTGGGTGTGTAACAGTGACGGTTATGTGGGCCAAGTTTGTATTCTTAGTTTAGAACCAGAACCCACGGTTACTTCTTGCAACGGCGTGTGTAACGCCAAAATACTTTGCATTACCTCAGTACCTGGAGTCAGCAAtag TACTGTTAATAACAAAGGCCTAAACATCAACGTAACTAAAGAAGACCAAAATACAATACAATTCGATAGTAGTTCTTCTAGCGAAGAAGACAGAAGCGATTGCGATGAACAAGATGAAAGCAGAGTTCCCACTGGAACAAATACTGATACTATAAATCTAGAAAACGATGATGCAGATACCCAACAATCAACAATGTGGTTAGGAACTGAAGATGGTTGCATACATATTTATAACTCCAGCGATAATAtcagaattaaaaagaataagtttaaattacAACACGGGTCAGCTATTTTAAGTATAAT atatttGGACAATAGGGTGTTTGTAGCTTTATCAAATGGTGATATAGTTATTTACGACAGAGATAATC aggGAGGATGGAACACAAATTCACCAATTAATGTAGCGGTGGGTTCGATAGGGATGCCAATATCAAAAATGATCCCAAACGCCGGAAAATTATGGTGCGGTTGTGGTAATACAATGAAAGTGGTTAACATACGAACGTTAACTGTAGAAAACACGTTTACTATCAACAACGATTCCAACAAATCGGTCACTTGCATAGTAATATGCGGAAACGGGGTTTGGTTGTCTTTACAAAATTCTTCAGTTGTTAAATGTTATCATGCCATATCGTTTGAGTTCCTTTGCGAAATCAATCTTGCTCCAGCAGTCACCAAAATGTTAACAA gttgtGATGATATTATTCGACAGCACAAAGCAGCTTGTCTTCGAGTGACATCGTTGTTGGCTTGTAAAGATTTATTATGGGCGGGAACATCCGCTGGAGTAATCTTAACGGTGCCTCTTCCCCATATAGGACCATCCATGACAAAACTATCATGCGTCCCGACCATTGTAGGAGTTCCTCATGGTCATACAGGCCATGTGAGATTCTTAACGAACATAGAATGGCACAGTCCGAACGCGGAGTCGCAAAGGCATCAATACAAAGGCAAACCGGAACAAAGGAACAGTTCGAAATTGCTCATTATTTCTGGTGGCGATGGTTATGAGGACTTCCGGAACACAAACTTATCGGAGATTGCCGGCCGGGAGGATTCTACAAATCACCTCTTACTCTGGAATATATGA